In the Leishmania panamensis strain MHOM/PA/94/PSC-1 chromosome 30 sequence genome, one interval contains:
- a CDS encoding hypothetical protein (TriTrypDB/GeneDB-style sysID: LpmP.30.2570), with protein sequence MDIDTLLTRQMELHTSVRQPPKSPQDLVQLKDIMRNYKHYFESLRTLAGRFNVEPETVFQSFMFISVGGTVNFDRQHQDGLVPMHQAKVLTRSNAIELAQKLCKELQNSELMVYVGLSRDLRNTLRVKVEDGNDLKTAEKSVCEAVEYLSYIDHRAHHNPDKLYALYMAEDPSSLASLLGDGESSMTALSGTFQDTFSATFSTLLLPTLGDDGIPVEREPTALPSPLSSFLPELKKQCAAASEVSSVSGGATKRLKASQVLLDWVATLPPEYFAARTEDITGALASTLALLAAEKRSALCRVGCDIIIMFMQRLSPEPAFIEDVHRCACSSSASTFSGALSLWVSSLAKGIYVTIAAISSATDAALRAVAIQSHGHPSVVRTLLTALSGGAQTELRRKCLGYLALCAVAAHQLRPERVRELVHLLGPIALKYVSNGDSPSRKMARALCSVLRVLAPAGFSEGCDGVLHIADERIELLVQQELSHVEPAVRGGPQELEGLLFEVSTFVSSVRSTFSAGSQCSLPGSMRGRGGRTGAVAGRSALPQRDVAATPCGGRGRQRTSGATDAGTAAGSRVSARCTEGTGATAAGHRSVARLPACQYPRGHAGPHGREVVEGQDPARCSVARRALPSGGLSPMSISSGGLARAHKGSFQQANMQHRNSYDAQAFLGSPGASPKRAARCAAAEESFHRGVTSRHTSAAHALPRETGFGGHGGGTGHFTNANAGSSREHHALFPRLTSTLRRTPCVGRAVAMEEGVLPPPHGVSVPSSDRLVPLSLRTHVGHGSEFVCRDRAPSSSFNGVTTAGPDAVRISQSLRRKIEENKGALES encoded by the coding sequence ATGGACATCGACACGCTTCTCACGCGCCAGATGGAGCTGCACACTTCCGTGCGACAGCCCCCGAAGAGCCCGCAGGACCTCGTACAGCTCAAGGACATTATGCGCAACTATAAGCATTACTTTGAGTCGTTGCGCACCCTGGCGGGGCGTTTCAACGTGGAGCCTGAGACTGTCTTCCAGTCCTTCATGTTCATCAGCGTCGGCGGCACCGTGAATTTCGACCGACAACATCAAGACGGCTTGGTCCCTATGCACCAGGCCAAGGTGTTGACGCGCTCCAACGCGATTGAGCTCGCCCAGAAACTGTGCAAAGAGCTTCAGAATTCGGAGCTTATGGTGTACGTTGGGCTCAGCCGTGACCTGCGCAACACGCTCCGCGTAAAGGTCGAGGATGGCAACGATCTCAAGACGGCTGAGAAGAGCGTGTGCGAGGCGGTCGAGTACCTCAGTTACATTGATCATCGCGCGCACCACAACCCAGATAAGTTGTACGCGCTTTACATGGCCGAGGACCCGAGCTCGCTGGCCTCATTGTTGGGCGACGGGGAATCGTCAATGACTGCCTTATCGGGCACCTTTCAAGACACCTTTTCCGCGACGTTCTCgaccctgctgctgcccacgcTGGGCGACGACGGCATCCCGGTGGAGAGAGAACCAACGGCGCTGCCAAGCCCGCTGTCTTCCTTTCTACCagagctgaagaagcagTGCGCCGCCGCAAGTGAGGTGTCCTCCGTAAGCGGAGGCGCGACTAAGCGCCTCAAGGCGTCTCAGGTGCTCCTTGACTGGGTAGCGACACTCCCACCAGAGTACTTCGCCGCGCGCACCGAGGACATCACGGGTGCACTGGCATCGACCCTCGCGCTCTTGGCTGCTGAAAAGCGGTCGGCACTGTGTCGTGTGGGGTGCGACATCATCATCATGTTCATGCAGCGCCTCTCGCCGGAGCCGGCGTTCATCGAGGACGTTCAccgctgcgcgtgcagcagtAGTGCGTCCACCTTCAGTGgcgcgctctcgctctgGGTGTCGAGCTTGGCGAAGGGCATTTATGTCACGATCGCTGCAATCTCCTCAGCAACAGACGCGGCCTTACGCGCCGTCGCCATTCAAAGCCACGGACACCCAAGCGTGGTGAGGACTCTCTTGACGGCCCTTTCCGGCGGCGCGCAGACGGAGCTGCGGCGGAAGTGCCTGGGCTACCTCGCATtgtgcgctgtggcagctCATCAGCTGCGCCCCGAGCGGGTGCGGGAGCTAGTGCACCTTCTAGGCCCCATCGCCCTGAAGTACGTCTCAAACGGCGACTCGCCGAGCCGCAAGATGGCACGCGCGCTCTGCTCTGTACTACGCGTGTTGGCCCCTGCCGGGTTTTCTGAGGGGTGTGACGGGGTACTTCACATTGCTGATGAACGCATCGAGCTCctcgtgcagcaggagctgtcTCACGTTGAGCCAGCCGTTCGTGGCGGCCCTCAAGAGCTGGAAGGGCTCCTCTTCGAGGTGAGCACGTTTGTTTCCTCAGTTCGCTCCACGTTCTCTGCAGGATCGCAATGTAGCCTGCCCGGCAGCATGCGAGGCCGTGGCGGCCGAACGGGCGCTGTGGCCGGCAGAAGCGCACTTCCCCAACGCGatgtggcggcgacgcccTGCGGAGGTCGTGGCCGTCAACGCACGTCGGGTGCAACCGATGCAGGGACGGCTGCGGGAAGTAGAGTTTCGGCGCGGTGTACCGAAGGCACCGGCGCTACCGCTGCGGGGCATCGTAGTGTCGCTCGGCTCCCTGCATGCCAGTACCCGAGAGGCCACGCGGGGCCTCATGGAcgtgaggtggtggaggggcaGGACCCTGCGCGCTGCTCAGTGGCTCGACGTGCTTTGCCAAGCGGCGGCCTCAGCCCGATGTCCATTTCTTCTGGTGGTTTGGCTCGTGCACACAAAGGTTCATTTCAACAGGCAAACATGCAGCACAGGAACAGCTACGACGCCCAGGCATTTCTCGGCAGCCCTGGCGCAAGCCCTAAGAGAGCGGCAaggtgcgccgcggccgagGAGTCGTTCCACCGTGGTGTTACGTCTAGGCATACCTCCGCGGCGCATGCACTACCGCGCGAGACCGGCTTTGGTGGGCACGGGGGAGGAACGGGGCACTTTACCAACGCCAATGCCGGCTCGAGTAGGGAGCATCACGCTCTCTTTCCAAGGCTTACATCTACTCTGCGCCGGACACCCTGTGTTGGTCGCGCAGTCGCAATGGAGGAGGgtgtgctgccaccgcctcaTGGTGTATCTGTGCCTAGCTCCGACCGACTCGTGCCGCTCTCATTGCGAACCCACGTCGGTCACGGCAGTGAGTTTGTCTGCCGGGATCGCGCCCCCTCGAGTTCCTTCAACGGTGTCACGACTGCGGGGCCCGACGCGGTGCGCATCAGTCAATCACTGCGCCGCAAAATCGAAGAGAACAAGGGTGCTCTGGAGTCGTGA
- a CDS encoding hypothetical protein (TriTrypDB/GeneDB-style sysID: LpmP.30.2580): protein MQCPWDEVMTEAFRRAQMAGRVFPQLCDFPSSVPGDVVQLTYLKPLRALNGDDRGGAPMHAAPLLCGPLEVTGFFDPMEDEEESLLMTYGGDAWASALFVASHTRSGGGYYNGVR, encoded by the coding sequence ATGCAGTGCCCCTGGGATGAGGTGATGACGGAGGCATTTCGCCGTGCTCAGATGGCGGGGCGTGTGTTTCCGCAGCTGTGCGactttccctcctctgtgcCGGGGGACGTTGTGCAGCTGACGTATTTGAAGCCGCTTCGGGCGCTAAACGGCGACgacagaggaggtgcgccaaTGCACGCTGCTCCCCTGTTATGCGGGCCACTAGAAGTGACCGGGTTCTTTGACCCGatggaggacgaggaggagtcgTTGCTCATGACGTACGGCGGTGATGCCTGGGCCTCTGCGCTGTTTGTGGCGTCCCAcacccgcagcggcggtgggtaCTACAACGGCGTTCGCTAG
- a CDS encoding hypothetical protein (TriTrypDB/GeneDB-style sysID: LpmP.30.2590), translating into MASSYPAGGAASTCAVIPINYLRLKRHRRTIFLYCDFQQDTVQAIKERIEKLTSRTFYTMCLYYGNQRLTDDVTLFSTGISEDGTELWIGYSKGKTVEGETIWEDVAEAKVPAAAAVSEVALDNTGESHAGGAFDSEVQGATQRSVTISDAVKVTM; encoded by the coding sequence ATGGCCTCATCGTATCCTGCAGGCGGGGCGGCCAGCACATGTGCTGTTATCCCCATCAACTATCTACGTCTCAAGCGGCATCGCCGAACGATCTTCTTGTACTGCGACTTTCAGCAGGACACTGTGCAGGCCATCAAGGAGCGCATCGAGAAGCTCACGAGTCGCACCTTCTACACCATGTGTCTCTACTACGGCAACCAGCGCCTAACTGACGACGTGACGCTCTTCAGCACTGGCATCTCCGAAGATGGCACGGAGCTGTGGATTGGCTACTCAAAGGGCAAGACCGTCGAGGGCGAAACCATCTGGGAAGACGTCGCGGAGGCAAAGgtgcctgctgccgctgccgtgtcgGAGGTGGCGCTTGACAACACGGGCGAGTCGCACGCAGGCGGTGCCTTTGACTCTGAGGTACAGGGTGCGACACAGCGCTCTGTCACCATCTCGGATGCCGTGAAAGTGACCATGTAG
- a CDS encoding hypothetical protein (TriTrypDB/GeneDB-style sysID: LpmP.30.2600): protein MRAAVCTVQQAPVAGAALRCQARLITRLYTSYYKGELFPNQLVRPLERLPRGVSLAAARKSQQTAAPSSSGSGNAAAAASPEVVTWEDVDSTDLVHTNEQSRVVMAEVGLAPRRPYVPLSEVAKMELQGDYLTEGGLHQEALEYYGVVAKAYELAYSKGHPQVAGIRLKLAGAFRRTRRLTSSKANCEAALQMLDSTDQPPLELIVEALFELGLTTEAMNDASAGTIFEEAVTLVDTFHNSGQSHKMLRLLPRLGRRFNLNFEEKFLYFSPFDYDRVFALADQCLEKAEAFYQARNDRAGVMRVLQQRKELIDKKFFNMRDFAGRIHTMRGHWKRRAQVLTNAPTPDELLRYSPTIHQVHRDFKFELNAPIGREKEVQPGVNRVVQDMGNPYRCRGVHSQRMLRDAEKNFEKYVRGDAFGA, encoded by the coding sequence ATGCGTGCGGCAGTGTGcacggtgcagcaggcacCCGTCGCGGGAGCCGCCCTACGATGCCAAGCACGACTCATCACGCGCCTCTACACCTCTTATTACAAAGGGGAGTTGTTCCCCAATCAGCTGGTGCGGCCGCTGGAGCGGTTGCCACGCGGCGtctccctcgctgctgcgcgcaagAGTCagcagacggcagcgccgagcAGCTCGGGGTCTGGCaacgctgccgcggctgcgtcaCCAGAGGTGGTTACCTGGGAGGATGTGGACAGCACGGATCTTGTGCATACAAATGAGCAAAGTCGTGTCGTAATGGCTGAGGTAGGCCTCGCCCCGAGGCGTCCGTATGTTCCGCTTAGCGAGGTCGCAAAAATGGAGCTGCAAGGTGACTACCTCACAGAAGGTGGCCTGCATCAAGAGGCCTTAGAATACTACGGGGTTGTAGCCAAGGCGTATGAGCTGGCCTATTCTAAAGGACATCCGCAGGTGGCTGGCATCCGCCTCAAACTCGCCGGTGCCTTTCGTCGAACACGACGATTAACCAGCAGCAAGGCCAACtgtgaagcggcgctgcagatgCTTGACAGTACTGACCAAccgccgctggagctgaTTGTAGAAGCGCTATTTGAGCTCGGTCTCACCACGGAGGCAATGAATGACGCTTCCGCGGGCACCATCTTCGAGGAGGCCGTCACCCTCGTTGACACCTTCCACAACTCGGGCCAGTCGCACAAGATGCTGCGCCTACTCCCCCGACTTGGTCGCCGCTTCAACCTCAACTTCGAGGAGAAGTTCTTGTATTTCTCGCCATTTGATTACGATCGCGTCTTCGCACTGGCAGACCAGTGCCTGGAGAAAGCCGAGGCCTTCTATCAGGCGCGCAACGACCGCGCGGGCGTGATGCGggttctgcagcagcgtaaAGAACTCATCGACAAGAAGTTCTTCAACATGCGGGACTTTGCCGGCCGCATTCACACGATGCGTGGCCATTGGAAGCGCCGCGCGCAGGTGCTCACTAACGCACCGACGCCGGACGAGCTGCTTCGGTACTCGCCCACGATTCACCAGGTGCATCGCGACTTCAAGTTCGAACTCAACGCACCAATTGGTCGTGAGAAGGAGGTGCAACCCGGCGTGAACCGCGTGGTGCAGGACATGGGTAATCCGTACCGTTGCCGTGGTGTCCACTCCCAGCGCATGCTTCGTGATGCAGAGAAGAACTTTGAGAAGTATGTGCGAGGCGACGCATTCGGGGCGTAG
- a CDS encoding hypothetical protein (TriTrypDB/GeneDB-style sysID: LpmP.30.2610), producing the protein MGVATVRTRWGRALLPASSVVLLALLMVMCSRANADVIDLPLCAEKHGFAGEFNDHYTIAVEKAPAAGEAVILVARAFPLSFGNLLAQWLYLNVTYRISEGAQLTKTSDNNGILELANVAAGTNIEVRVVRVRSDGPVPFRFFSFYANNPACHVEVAPENSFVAPVPHKLSAAPQPPLTMFFKTVLPPTVNALIVHISADGRTAQQFSTADKVYTSGDLVPAGSGGAVLFAYSPPLESMGLPYCFTTVSVSYGDWQEGDSTRPSVQPTSNSSGDSSASKPPTSQSMSVLRRLLWGFLLMFLVYQAAVSAYNYCVLGERDVMNILPCAESVTTGARTVRLATLRGIGVAQCNKEGYNSLQNPDDPYA; encoded by the coding sequence ATGGGAGTAGCCACTGTCCGCACgcggtgggggagggcacTGCTTCCCGCTTCTAGTGTCGTACTGCTTGCACTGTTGATGGTTATGTGTTCTCGGGCGAATGCGGACGTGATTGACTTGCCGCTCTGCGCAGAGAAACACGGCTTCGCCGGTGAGTTTAATGACCACTACACCATCGCGGTGGAGaaggcaccagcagctggtgAAGCAGTCATCCTTGTTGCACGTGCTTTCCCCCTCAGCTTTGGTAACCTGCTAGCGCAGTGGTTGTACCTCAACGTCACCTACCGAATCTCTGAAGGGGCGCAGCTCACGAAAACATCCGACAACAACGGCATTTTGGAGCTCGCGAACGTGGCAGCTGGCACGAACATCGAGGTACGGGTAGTGCGAGTGCGTTCCGATGGTCCGGTCCCGTTTCGTTTTTTTAGCTTCTACGCGAACAACCCGGCCTGCCACGTAGAAGTGGCTCCGGAAAACAGTTTTGTGGCTCCTGTGCCGCACAAGCTTTCTGCCGCGCCGCAACCGCCTCTTACCATGTTCTTCAAGACAGTTCTGCCTCCAACCGTGAATGCGCTCATCGTTCACATTAGTGCCGACGGCCGCACCGCCCAACAGTTCAGCACTGCGGACAAGGTCTACACGTCAGGAGACCTTGTCCCGGctggcagcggaggcgccgTGTTATTCGCGTACTCCCCTCCGTTAGAGAGCATGGGCCTGCCGTACTGCTTTACAACCGTGTCTGTGAGCTACGGTGACTGGCAAGAAGGTGACTCGACGCGACCAAGCGTGCAACCCACATCCAACAGTAGcggtgacagcagcgcttccaAACCGCCGACATCGCAGTCCATGTCGGTGCTGCGAAGGCTTCTGTGGGGTTTTCTGTTGATGTTCCTCGTATATCAAGCAGCGGTGTCTGCGTACAATTATTGTGTTCTCGGCGAGCGTGACGTAATGAACATTCTTCCATGCGCAGAGTCTGTGACTACAGGGGCGCGGACGGTGCGGCTCGCCACTTTGCGAGGTATCGGTGTGGCGCAGTGTAACAAGGAGGGTTACAACTCCTTACAGAACCCCGACGATCCCTACGCGTGA
- a CDS encoding SH3 domain protein-like protein (TriTrypDB/GeneDB-style sysID: LpmP.30.2620) — MRYFVVVHEFRAEEDVELSVLKGEILSATEGIAQDGWIKVEVATDARRRGFVPMSYLREISAAEAAASMAPPTASAPPAAFASTSPMRTPQHTERETSASAALANTTTSTSFDLGNRSGMLAKGSSPSLQPVRSPETETVHALASSSSIHLTPAQQSAGPVSRHLLENPNAVVDAFMKNEVYFNQLMQRRASALAQMQSGLEEAMTEVAACKDRSAVLARKLRDLDGVVERERQRWMNRVEEEKAHVSRSVPYSTQLAVPVSSGTSPVRSPVSGQSGRLGRSMLDGDIPRELRT, encoded by the coding sequence ATGCGGTACTTCGTCGTGGTGCACGAATTtcgcgcggaggaggacgtggAGTTGTCCGTCTTGAAGGGTGAGATACTCAGCGCTACGGAGGGTATTGCCCAGGATGGCTGGATAAAGGTCGAAGTGGCCACAGAtgctcgccgccgcggctttGTGCCTATGTCGTACCTCCGCGAAATCTCtgccgcagaggcggcggcttcaATGGCTCcacccaccgcctctgcaccaccagcggcgtTCGCGTCGACGTCACCGATGCGTACGCCGCAGCACACTGAAAGAGAGACCTCAGCGAGTGCAGCGCTTGCCAACACGACGACATCGACGTCATTCGACTTGGGAAACCGTAGTGGCATGCTGGCGAAGGGATCCAGTCCCTCTCTGCAGCCCGTGCGCAGCCCCGAGACTGAGACTGTGCATGCCCTGgccagtagcagcagcatccaCTTGACTCCCGCTCAGCAATCTGCGGGTCCGGTCAGCCGTCACCTGCTTGAGAATCCCAACGCTGTTGTGGACGCCTTCATGAAGAATGAGGTGTACTTCAACCAACTaatgcagcggcgcgcctcGGCACTGGCGCAGATGCAGTCCGGCTTAGAAGAGGCCATGACGGAGGTGGCCGCTTGCAAGGaccgcagcgctgtgctcGCACGCAAATTACGTGACCTAGATGGAGTGGTGGagcgcgagcggcagcgctggatgaaccgcgtggaggaggagaaggcacaCGTGAGCCGTTCAGTTCCCTATAGCACGCAGTTGGCTGTGCCAGTCAGCTCCGGCACCAGCCCGGTTCGCTCACCTGTCAGCGGACAAAGTGGTAGGCTGGGGCGGAGCATGCTGGACGGCGACATCCCACGCGAGCTCAGAACGTAG